CCACACCATCCTACCTCACCACCTCCTCATCGCTGCGCCACTGGCAGTATCACTGTCCATCGTACTGATGCAAATCACCAAAACGCTACACCCTCCCGGTGGAGCTACGGCACTCATAGCCGTCATCGGTACCGAGAGCATCACCTCGCTTGGTTATTGGTATGTATTGTATCCTGTCTTTTCTGGGACTATGATTCTGCTAGTCGTAGGGCTAGTGGTCAACAACATGACTTCCAGGCGTCGGTATCCCACCGATACAAAATACACCCGACTACTCAAAACCAACCTCCCTCTCTCCAAACTCATCAACCTCAAAGAAAGACAGTAGAAAAGCAAGTACCCAAGTACGAATATCACACTCCAGAAACCATTTAAAAAAAGGGGAGAAAGAAAACAAAGACATAATCAACAAGTTGTATGAGTCGATCAGCAAACTTCCGCAGTGACTCGACGAGAATTTATAAAATAGTGCAGATCTGAATCACTGAGTGATTACAAACCTCTTCGTCATCACCTCTCCTTGATCCGTGGTGATACTTAAAAAATAAACCCCTTGAGTCATACCTTGTATATCCAATCGGTATGAGCTATAGCCAATAGGGTTTAGCTGGAAATTTTGAGACTTTTCTCCGTTCAAAGAAAAAATATGAGCATCCTGAATCAACACCTCTTGATTTGCCTCCAGTGTCATACTACCGTCCCTCACGATCGATGGATATAGATTAATCGCTGTTTCAAAATAGCTTGGAATTGACAGTCTGATTTGATCAAAGTACTCGAACCCACCATCAAAATCCACTTGCTTCAATCGATAGTAGTTCGTGGTAGATTGGACGGTTTGATCACTATAGGCATATTCGATTTTGGCGTTCGAATTGCCATGTCCAGCTACGCTAGCAATTTCTTCGTAGTTTACCCCATCCTCCGAACGTTCCACAGAGAAATAGTCGTTGAACATTTCAGTAGCTGTAGCCCATGAGAGCACAGCAGATCCTGAACTCTGATCCCAAACTGCTCTAAAGTAGAGTAACTCTACAGGTAGTGAGCCCTCTCCTCCATTTCTTACAAAATCCTCAATAGTACCAAAACTATCGTCACTCAAATCATCTATATCCCCTTCTGGCTGTGATCCATTGTTGGTCACACCATCGGTAGTTCCATCCGTGTACACTTTCCCATCTCCTGTAAATTCCCCATTGGTACCCGAAGCAGTTATATCCCCTTTCACAACCAATACTCCACCTGCCTCGATATTTGCCCCGGCATTATTCTTACCCAAATCGAGATTTTCCATGATAATCAAAACATTGTTGGGACCAATATTGATCGCTGCACCACTATTGGCCGTAAAAATCAAGCTCCCTCTAATGATCAAAGTATCAATCACAGACAGCGTCTTATTATTGCCTGTAAGCGTGACCGTTTCGTCAGAAATCACATAGGAATCAATTGTCACATTTTCTCCGATACTATATCCTGGAGCAGTACCACCCCAAGTCACACCTGTAGCCCAATTGCCATCAGCCACAGATATTCTTTGGGCAGATGCTGACACCCCCAACAAGTAGAAAGCAATGACAAAAACAATGGTATAAACACTTTTCATAAATCACGCACATTAATTAGAACATCTAGTCAGGGTTGCTCCAAATACCACTCGATATTCGAACAACATCTTTAGAGTTGGGGAAGCAAAGGAAGGTATATCCTCCTTCTTTCCCTTATCAACACCTCTTAATTATCTCAAATCACCGACAATTGAGTGTTTCCACTGAGTCGCTCCTAGGTAAAACCATTAGCTAAACAACTCCTCGTACAATATACACTAGCCGTTGTCCCTAACCTGTCAGACAAACCATCAAGAACTCACTAAGCTGCCTCAACCTTTTTCTTACGCAATGCGAAGACATTGCCCAGTACAATCAACAAGACACCTCCCCATGTATACCCTGTCAACTCATAACCTTCGAAGAGTGTCGAGAGCAATATCGAAATGATCGGGATCACTACGAGAGCGTAGGCCGCCTTGTCCGCACCGATCTTGCCGACTAGAGTCAGATAAAATCCAAAGGCGGTGATGGACCCGAAGATGGACAGATACAACAGGGACAGTACATATTCGTGGGTCCATTCGAAAGTAAATTCTTTGCCCAATGCCAAGGCCAGCAGGGCCATCATCAGCGCACCATACATCATCCCGTAGGCATTGGCCTGAATGACAGGAATACCCGAGGCAGAGTTTTTGGCTGAGGCGATATTGCCTAGCGAGGCAAGCAAGACTGAGCCCATCGCAATCCCAGATCCAAGCAAGATCTGATTCGAATACGCCATCGAAAAGAACTCCTTGCTAAATATCATCGCTGTACCAGACAGCCCAAGGAGTGCCCCCACCATCACACCACGATTGATAGGTTTACCCATCAGAAAAAAGCCAAAAATGGAGTTGGCAAATACGATCGTAGAAAAAGCTACCGCCATTAGTCCGCTAGGAATGTACTCTTCCGCTTTGTAGGCTAACCAGTAGTTGATCCCAAAAAGGAAGGCTCCCTGCAAAGCCATAAATCCGTGCTGTCGCAGCGTGAAGCGCATAGGCAATTGACGCACCACACAAAACAGCATCATCAGCGAACCTGCTATGACATACCGGTATACGACAGAGAGCAGTGGATCGACCACCCCGAGCTGAAAAGTGATCACAAACCAGGTAGAACCCCAGATCAGCGCGGGGACAGCATAGAGAAGAAAGTTACGTGAAGGCATGGGGCATTTAGAATGATATGTGAAAACATGGCTATACGCAGCACAGCCAAAAAGTTGGGTATAGCATAACCTTTTATCGCAGATAGATCATTTTTCCGGTTCTAACTGACGACCCATAGTTGATCCGATAAAAATACAACCCATCATCTACCTCAGCACCTCCAGAGTTACTCCCGTCCCAGCTCACAGACACCTCCCCTGCCAACTGCTCCGCATCGAGCAGCGTCCGTACAATCTGACCTGTACTATTGAGCACCTGCACCCGTACTCTACCGCTTTCGGGGATCTCACAACGCACCGTGATTTCCGTATCAAATGGATTTGGATAGGCATTGATGACTGTCAATTTCTCCACTGGATCTTTCTTCTCATCATAGTTGAGATAATCATCTATCGTGGTTTCGAAGGTGCCATTGCCATGCGTCGCGACGATGAACGTACCATCCGAGGAGCGGTAGTCAGTCATCCGAATGACGGAATTGCCGATACTCTCGTGAGCCTCCTGTACCCATAAGGTAGCACTACCATCCAGCTCCGTGGTGCTATACAGCCCCACACTCGTGGCAGCAAAATACTTGTACTCGCCGTCTGCCAAAGGGATGATCTCGCACCATCGCACACTGGGCCCTCCCCCACGACCATCTGCATGCTCTTCGAGGTTGCCACTCACATCTACCACTGTCTGACCACCATCCGAAGTAAAAAACACACTCGGGAAATAATAGTTGGAATATGTAAACATCATCCGATCGGCATCCAATGGGTCGATGGCGACACTGGATATATTGCCACTGACACGCTCTCCGTCCTCATCCGTGACTACCTGCTGGTAGACGAAAAACGTTTCCGCCGTATCAGTAT
The DNA window shown above is from Reichenbachiella sp. 5M10 and carries:
- a CDS encoding T9SS type A sorting domain-containing protein, which produces MKSVYTIVFVIAFYLLGVSASAQRISVADGNWATGVTWGGTAPGYSIGENVTIDSYVISDETVTLTGNNKTLSVIDTLIIRGSLIFTANSGAAINIGPNNVLIIMENLDLGKNNAGANIEAGGVLVVKGDITASGTNGEFTGDGKVYTDGTTDGVTNNGSQPEGDIDDLSDDSFGTIEDFVRNGGEGSLPVELLYFRAVWDQSSGSAVLSWATATEMFNDYFSVERSEDGVNYEEIASVAGHGNSNAKIEYAYSDQTVQSTTNYYRLKQVDFDGGFEYFDQIRLSIPSYFETAINLYPSIVRDGSMTLEANQEVLIQDAHIFSLNGEKSQNFQLNPIGYSSYRLDIQGMTQGVYFLSITTDQGEVMTKRFVITQ
- a CDS encoding DMT family transporter; amino-acid sequence: MPSRNFLLYAVPALIWGSTWFVITFQLGVVDPLLSVVYRYVIAGSLMMLFCVVRQLPMRFTLRQHGFMALQGAFLFGINYWLAYKAEEYIPSGLMAVAFSTIVFANSIFGFFLMGKPINRGVMVGALLGLSGTAMIFSKEFFSMAYSNQILLGSGIAMGSVLLASLGNIASAKNSASGIPVIQANAYGMMYGALMMALLALALGKEFTFEWTHEYVLSLLYLSIFGSITAFGFYLTLVGKIGADKAAYALVVIPIISILLSTLFEGYELTGYTWGGVLLIVLGNVFALRKKKVEAA
- a CDS encoding HPP family protein encodes the protein MTNNKPHRNLRIVRYIFYKETLVDFKEHLWSFIGSFVGIGLIGYIQNSYLPTADNIFLIGSFGASSVLVYGAIQSPLAQPRNLVGGHLVSAVIGVTIHTILPHHLLIAAPLAVSLSIVLMQITKTLHPPGGATALIAVIGTESITSLGYWYVLYPVFSGTMILLVVGLVVNNMTSRRRYPTDTKYTRLLKTNLPLSKLINLKERQ